A region from the Natronoarchaeum mannanilyticum genome encodes:
- a CDS encoding DUF7552 domain-containing protein translates to MTCSLRSLRASVESLATSDGRFGVACARTGVTPVPLARLWFESRADAGMAARLASAYRARLRRFDPAFEYHDLVVHERPAAPATATADAAAGDADSGRDVDSPRDADPRRDAEPPRDADVEAKPPREDGD, encoded by the coding sequence ATGACCTGCTCGCTCCGCTCGCTCCGCGCTTCCGTCGAATCGCTCGCAACCAGCGACGGCCGCTTCGGCGTCGCCTGCGCCCGAACGGGCGTCACGCCGGTCCCGCTCGCGAGACTGTGGTTCGAGAGTCGAGCGGACGCCGGGATGGCCGCCCGCCTCGCGAGCGCGTACCGCGCCCGTCTGCGACGGTTCGATCCGGCGTTCGAGTACCACGATCTGGTCGTCCACGAGCGCCCGGCTGCTCCCGCGACCGCGACTGCGGACGCCGCCGCGGGCGACGCCGACTCCGGGCGTGACGTCGACTCCCCGCGCGACGCCGATCCGCGTCGCGATGCCGAGCCTCCGCGCGACGCCGATGTCGAAGCAAAACCGCCCCGCGAAGACGGCGATTGA
- a CDS encoding minichromosome maintenance protein MCM, with protein sequence MARAENTELVDSFEQFYRNYYRDEIGQLAQNYPGEQRSLHVDWQDLYKYDPDLADDYLSQPEQLQEYAEEALRIYDLPVDVSLGRAHVRVHNLPETTEIREIRSRHVGQLLAVQGIIRKATDVRPKIEEAAFECQRCGTLTYIPQSSGDFQEPHECQGCERQGPFNINFDQSEFVDAQRLRVQESPEGLRGGETPQSVDVTIEDDVTGQVTPGDHVTVTGVLHLQQQGSDQEKSPIFDVYMEGVSVEIEDEEFEDMEITEEEKAEIVELSQDPDIYEKMIASMAPSIYGYDQEKLAIILQLFSGVTKHLPDGSRIRGDLHMLLIGDPGTGKSQLLQYVREISPRSVYTSGKGSSAAGLTAAAVRDDFGDGQQWTLEAGALVLADKGIAAVDELDKMDASDRSAMHEGLEQQSISVSKAGINATLKSRCSLLGAANPKYGRFDQYEPIGEQIDLEPALISRFDLIFTVTDQPDEEEDARLAEHIIQTNFAGELNTQRNEMATPDVTREQVDAQTEQVEPAIDADLLRKYVAHAKSNVFPTMTEEARDAIQQFYVDLRSKGTDEDAPVPVTARKLEALVRLAEASARVRLSDTVEAQDAERVIEIVRSCLQDIGVDPETGQFDADVVETGQSKTQRDRIKNIKQLIADVEEDYEDGAPVDVVMDRVDEIGMDQTKAEREIEKLKQKGEVYEPNLDHLRTA encoded by the coding sequence ATGGCGCGAGCGGAAAACACCGAACTCGTCGACTCTTTCGAGCAGTTCTATCGGAACTACTACCGGGATGAGATCGGCCAGCTCGCGCAGAACTACCCCGGCGAGCAGCGGTCGCTCCACGTCGACTGGCAGGACCTCTACAAGTACGACCCGGATCTGGCCGACGACTACCTCTCCCAGCCCGAGCAGCTCCAGGAGTACGCCGAGGAGGCGCTGCGGATCTACGACCTCCCGGTCGACGTGAGTCTCGGGCGCGCCCACGTCCGCGTCCACAACCTCCCCGAGACGACCGAGATCCGGGAGATCCGGTCGCGACACGTCGGACAGCTGCTGGCGGTCCAGGGGATCATCCGCAAGGCGACCGACGTCCGCCCGAAGATCGAGGAGGCCGCCTTCGAGTGCCAGCGCTGCGGCACGCTCACCTACATCCCTCAGTCCTCCGGTGATTTCCAGGAACCCCACGAGTGCCAGGGCTGCGAGCGACAGGGCCCGTTCAACATCAACTTCGACCAGTCCGAGTTCGTCGACGCCCAGCGCCTCCGAGTTCAGGAGAGCCCCGAGGGGCTGCGCGGCGGCGAGACGCCACAGAGCGTCGACGTCACCATCGAGGACGACGTCACCGGCCAGGTCACGCCCGGCGATCACGTCACCGTCACCGGCGTGCTCCACCTCCAGCAGCAGGGCAGCGACCAGGAGAAGTCCCCGATCTTCGACGTGTACATGGAGGGCGTCTCCGTCGAGATCGAGGACGAGGAGTTCGAGGACATGGAGATCACCGAGGAGGAGAAGGCCGAGATCGTCGAACTTTCCCAGGATCCCGACATCTACGAGAAGATGATCGCGTCGATGGCGCCCTCGATCTACGGCTACGATCAGGAGAAACTCGCGATCATCCTGCAACTGTTCTCCGGCGTCACCAAGCATCTCCCCGACGGTTCGCGGATCCGTGGGGACCTGCACATGCTGCTGATAGGCGATCCGGGTACGGGTAAGTCCCAGCTACTTCAGTACGTCCGCGAGATTTCGCCCCGGTCCGTCTACACCTCCGGCAAGGGTTCGTCCGCGGCCGGTCTGACCGCCGCGGCGGTCCGCGACGACTTCGGCGACGGCCAGCAGTGGACGCTCGAAGCGGGCGCACTCGTCTTAGCTGACAAAGGCATCGCGGCGGTCGACGAGCTCGACAAAATGGATGCAAGCGACCGGTCAGCCATGCACGAAGGACTGGAACAGCAATCCATTAGTGTAAGTAAAGCGGGAATTAACGCTACACTGAAAAGTCGCTGTTCGCTCCTCGGCGCGGCCAACCCCAAGTACGGCCGCTTCGACCAGTACGAGCCGATCGGCGAGCAGATCGACCTCGAACCCGCCCTCATTTCGCGGTTCGACCTGATCTTCACGGTCACCGACCAGCCCGACGAGGAGGAGGACGCCCGCCTCGCCGAGCACATTATCCAGACGAACTTCGCGGGCGAGCTCAACACCCAGCGCAACGAGATGGCGACGCCCGACGTCACCCGCGAGCAGGTCGACGCCCAGACCGAGCAGGTCGAACCCGCCATCGACGCCGACCTGCTCCGCAAGTACGTCGCCCACGCCAAGAGCAACGTGTTCCCGACGATGACCGAGGAGGCCCGGGACGCGATCCAGCAGTTCTACGTCGACCTTCGCTCGAAGGGGACCGACGAGGACGCGCCCGTTCCGGTGACCGCCCGGAAGCTCGAAGCGCTCGTCCGCCTCGCCGAGGCCAGCGCGCGCGTCCGCCTCTCGGACACCGTCGAGGCCCAGGACGCCGAGCGCGTCATCGAGATCGTCCGGTCGTGTCTGCAGGACATCGGCGTCGACCCCGAGACCGGACAGTTCGACGCCGACGTCGTCGAGACGGGCCAGTCCAAGACCCAGCGCGACCGTATCAAGAACATCAAGCAGCTGATCGCCGACGTCGAGGAGGACTACGAGGACGGCGCGCCGGTCGACGTCGTGATGGACCGGGTCGACGAGATCGGGATGGACCAGACCAAGGCCGAGCGCGAGATCGAGAAACTCAAACAGAAGGGCGAGGTGTACGAGCCGAACCTCGATCACCTCCGAACCGCGTAG
- the proC gene encoding pyrroline-5-carboxylate reductase encodes MVHVSVIGCGNMGSALIRGLSRTGNHTITACDVDESALDAVDEYCATTTTDLATAAEAPVVFVVVKPDLTAAIVDDLDLADDQTLVSIAAGVSTDALEPRTDARVVRVMPNLAAATGDMAAAVAGDELTDDVVELLDDAGVFVEIDEDRMHTSTAVNGSGPAFVFYLIKAMMDAGVDSGLNPDEAKVLAAQTFKGAAETVLRSDESIDQLIEDVCSPKGTTIEGMEVLRESTVDEAVADAVAAAERRSEELAGEADDE; translated from the coding sequence ATGGTACACGTCAGCGTCATCGGATGCGGAAACATGGGGAGCGCCCTCATTCGGGGACTCTCGAGAACCGGCAATCACACGATCACGGCCTGCGACGTCGACGAATCCGCGCTCGACGCGGTCGACGAGTACTGCGCGACGACCACGACTGATCTCGCGACCGCGGCCGAGGCGCCGGTCGTGTTCGTCGTCGTCAAACCCGATCTGACGGCGGCGATCGTCGACGACCTCGATCTCGCGGACGACCAGACGCTCGTCTCGATCGCCGCGGGCGTCTCGACCGACGCGCTCGAACCGCGGACGGACGCCCGCGTCGTGCGCGTCATGCCGAACCTCGCAGCCGCGACGGGAGACATGGCGGCGGCCGTCGCCGGCGACGAGCTCACCGACGACGTCGTCGAACTGCTCGACGACGCCGGCGTGTTCGTCGAGATCGACGAGGACCGGATGCACACCTCGACCGCGGTCAACGGGAGCGGCCCCGCCTTCGTCTTCTACCTGATCAAGGCGATGATGGACGCGGGCGTCGACAGCGGATTGAACCCCGACGAGGCGAAGGTCCTCGCCGCACAGACGTTCAAGGGCGCCGCCGAGACGGTGCTTCGCTCGGATGAATCCATCGACCAGCTCATCGAGGACGTCTGTTCGCCGAAAGGAACGACCATCGAAGGAATGGAAGTGCTTCGAGAGAGCACCGTCGACGAGGCGGTCGCGGACGCCGTCGCCGCCGCGGAGCGGCGATCCGAGGAACTAGCCGGGGAGGCCGACGATGAGTGA
- a CDS encoding HIT family protein, which translates to MPEDCIFCQIVDGEIPSRSVYEDDQVMAFLDANPLAPGHTLVIPKEHHETLGDLPEDAGSRVFETLHRLAPEIEAAVDADASNVAFNNGEAAGQEVPHVHGHVIPRFEGDGGAPIHAIAGGRPELSDEELDEIADAIAGRT; encoded by the coding sequence ATCCCCAGTCGCAGCGTCTACGAGGACGATCAGGTCATGGCGTTTCTCGACGCCAACCCCCTCGCGCCGGGCCACACGCTGGTGATCCCGAAAGAACACCACGAGACGCTGGGCGACCTGCCCGAAGACGCGGGCTCGCGCGTCTTCGAGACGCTCCACCGGCTCGCGCCCGAGATCGAGGCCGCGGTCGACGCCGACGCCAGCAACGTCGCGTTCAACAACGGCGAGGCCGCCGGCCAGGAGGTGCCCCACGTCCACGGCCACGTCATCCCGCGGTTCGAGGGCGACGGCGGCGCCCCGATCCACGCCATCGCGGGCGGGCGCCCGGAGCTCTCTGACGAGGAACTCGACGAGATCGCCGACGCGATCGCCGGGCGCACGTAG
- a CDS encoding transcription initiation factor IIB family protein has protein sequence MADTATTTTCPECGGRLNASGDETVCGECGLVVGADRIDRGPEWRSFDDGEDRKRTGAPLTRSRHDRGLSTEIGYGSDGRLTGRKRRQLSRMRREHNRSRIASKTERNQVYAFTEIRRMVADQSLPESIKEQACTLFRSAQSEDLLRGRSLEGFAAATVYAACRAGTVSRTVDEMVEVSRASRDEFKAAYGALNTELGLPIGPIDPREYLPRFASQLGLEADVERRARDLARGAREDGIVGGRDPSGFAAGCLYAAAREFDAGVTQAEAADVADVSPVTLRSAYHDLTE, from the coding sequence ATGGCAGACACCGCGACGACGACGACGTGTCCCGAGTGCGGCGGCCGACTGAACGCGAGCGGCGACGAGACGGTCTGCGGCGAGTGCGGGCTCGTCGTCGGCGCCGACCGGATCGACCGCGGCCCCGAGTGGCGATCGTTCGACGACGGCGAGGACCGAAAGCGCACGGGCGCGCCGCTGACGCGCTCCCGGCACGATCGCGGCCTCTCGACCGAGATCGGCTACGGCTCGGACGGGCGGCTCACCGGCCGGAAACGCCGCCAGCTCTCGCGGATGCGCCGGGAACACAACCGATCGAGAATCGCCTCGAAGACCGAGCGCAACCAGGTGTACGCCTTTACCGAGATCCGGCGGATGGTCGCCGACCAGTCGCTGCCCGAATCGATCAAGGAGCAAGCCTGCACGCTGTTCCGGTCGGCCCAGTCAGAGGATCTGCTGCGCGGGCGCTCGCTGGAGGGGTTCGCAGCGGCGACGGTGTACGCGGCCTGCCGCGCGGGGACCGTCTCGCGAACGGTCGACGAGATGGTCGAGGTGTCCCGCGCGAGCCGCGACGAGTTCAAGGCGGCCTACGGGGCGCTCAACACCGAACTCGGCCTGCCGATCGGGCCGATCGACCCGCGCGAGTACCTGCCGCGGTTCGCCAGCCAGCTCGGGCTCGAGGCCGACGTCGAGCGTCGCGCCCGCGACCTCGCTCGAGGTGCTCGGGAGGACGGCATCGTCGGCGGTCGCGATCCCAGCGGATTCGCCGCGGGCTGTCTGTACGCCGCGGCCCGCGAGTTCGACGCCGGCGTCACCCAGGCCGAGGCGGCCGACGTCGCCGACGTCTCGCCGGTGACGCTGCGCTCGGCGTACCACGACCTGACCGAGTGA
- a CDS encoding NAD+ synthase: protein MVDLRFSEEELAIRREHITEFIADRVDAAGADGAVLGLSGGIDSTLTAHLTVEALGEDGLRGLVMPGTVSREDNMSDAERVASDLGIEYDVIEIQPIVERFVDAYPDSEGDETAVGNARARTRAVLNYLVANHEDQLVLGTGNRSEALVGYYTKYGDGAVDCHPIGNLYKQQVRQLARAVGVPDDLVEKPPTAGLWSGQTDEGELGIAYDTLDPILALHIDGDVPATATARLVDVDVETVDRVRAMYERSAHKRAMPPSPER from the coding sequence ATGGTGGACCTACGCTTCTCCGAAGAAGAGCTCGCGATTCGGCGCGAGCACATTACGGAGTTCATCGCCGACCGGGTCGACGCCGCGGGCGCAGACGGCGCCGTGCTGGGGCTCTCGGGCGGCATCGACAGCACGCTCACCGCGCACCTCACAGTCGAGGCGCTCGGCGAGGACGGGCTGCGCGGGCTCGTGATGCCCGGGACGGTCAGCCGCGAGGACAACATGAGCGACGCCGAGCGCGTGGCCAGCGATCTCGGCATCGAGTACGACGTGATCGAGATCCAGCCGATCGTCGAGCGGTTCGTCGACGCCTACCCCGACAGCGAGGGCGACGAGACGGCTGTCGGCAACGCTCGCGCGCGGACGCGAGCTGTGCTCAACTACCTCGTCGCGAACCACGAGGATCAGCTGGTGCTGGGCACCGGCAACCGGAGCGAGGCGCTGGTGGGGTACTACACGAAGTACGGCGACGGCGCCGTCGACTGTCACCCGATCGGCAACCTCTACAAGCAGCAGGTGCGCCAGCTCGCCCGCGCCGTCGGCGTCCCCGACGATCTCGTCGAGAAGCCGCCGACGGCGGGCCTCTGGAGCGGCCAGACCGACGAAGGCGAGCTCGGAATCGCGTACGACACGCTCGATCCGATTCTGGCGCTGCATATCGACGGCGACGTCCCCGCGACGGCGACCGCGCGGCTGGTCGACGTCGACGTCGAAACTGTCGATCGCGTCCGGGCGATGTACGAGCGCAGCGCCCACAAGCGCGCGATGCCGCCGTCGCCCGAGCGCTGA
- a CDS encoding aminotransferase class V-fold PLP-dependent enzyme, producing MTDSVYEELDVPEVINATGTKTRIGGSLIRPEAADAMRRAAEGFARISDLQARASELIEDVTGAEAGYVASGASACMTLAAAACIAGDDLSAMASLPDTEGLADEIVVPRTHRTGYDHAYRVAGAELVDVGANDAYLGTGSENTELWEIDAAIGEDTAAVAYVQKAYTTPPLDAVVEVAHDNDVPVIVDAAAELPPVENLERFVDLGVDLVAFSGGKAIRGPQTTGILAGREDLIRSAALQHLDMHAAEDAYVPPEGVIDTEELPGVPRQGIGRGMKVGKEELVGMIRALELFVEEDHEARTAEWRARAERIAGELAEEPALSTSVTAAEKTDVAPTVPVTVDENEAPVTTAELVRGLREETPRIFVGADELDEGRFTINPMCLPDEQVEYVLERIRARL from the coding sequence ATGACCGACTCCGTCTACGAGGAACTCGACGTGCCAGAAGTGATCAACGCGACCGGCACGAAGACCCGCATCGGCGGGAGCTTGATCCGCCCGGAAGCGGCCGACGCGATGCGACGCGCCGCCGAAGGCTTCGCTCGCATTTCGGACCTTCAGGCGAGAGCCTCCGAGCTGATCGAAGACGTGACGGGCGCCGAAGCGGGCTACGTCGCCTCGGGCGCCAGCGCCTGCATGACGCTTGCGGCGGCGGCCTGCATCGCCGGCGACGACCTCTCGGCGATGGCGTCGCTGCCCGACACCGAGGGGCTGGCCGACGAGATCGTCGTCCCCCGAACCCACAGGACGGGCTACGATCACGCCTACCGCGTCGCCGGCGCCGAGCTCGTCGACGTCGGCGCGAACGACGCGTACCTCGGAACGGGCTCGGAAAACACCGAACTCTGGGAGATCGACGCCGCGATCGGCGAGGACACCGCCGCGGTCGCGTACGTCCAGAAGGCCTACACCACCCCGCCGCTCGACGCCGTCGTCGAGGTCGCCCACGACAACGACGTGCCGGTGATCGTCGACGCCGCCGCCGAGCTGCCGCCCGTCGAGAACCTGGAGCGCTTTGTCGATCTGGGCGTCGATCTCGTCGCCTTTAGCGGCGGGAAGGCGATCCGCGGGCCCCAGACCACCGGGATCCTCGCCGGGCGCGAGGACCTGATCCGGTCGGCGGCGCTCCAGCACCTCGACATGCACGCCGCCGAAGACGCCTACGTGCCGCCCGAGGGCGTGATCGACACCGAGGAACTTCCGGGCGTGCCGCGCCAGGGGATCGGTCGCGGCATGAAGGTCGGCAAGGAGGAGCTCGTGGGCATGATTCGCGCGCTCGAACTGTTCGTCGAGGAGGACCACGAAGCGCGCACAGCCGAGTGGCGCGCCCGCGCCGAGCGCATCGCCGGGGAGCTCGCCGAGGAGCCCGCGCTCTCGACCAGCGTCACCGCCGCCGAAAAGACCGACGTGGCGCCGACGGTGCCCGTAACGGTCGACGAGAACGAAGCGCCGGTCACCACCGCCGAGCTCGTCCGCGGGCTGCGCGAGGAGACGCCGCGGATCTTCGTCGGCGCCGACGAACTCGACGAGGGACGCTTCACGATCAATCCGATGTGCCTGCCCGACGAGCAGGTCGAGTACGTCCTCGAACGGATCCGTGCGCGGCTTTAA
- the dcd gene encoding dCTP deaminase, translating to MMLSDADILRRLEEGDLVIDPLDDPDLQVQPASVDFRLGDEFLEFDNGNISCIDPNNERDMEEYVTKKTVPQDESYILHAGEFVLGTTKERLEVPNDLIAHVNGRSSLGRIAIVVHATAGVVDPGYKGQITLELSNLGTTPVALTPDMRIAQLTFTQLKSPAERPYGEERGSKYQEQKGPQATRIQGDREFGGEQ from the coding sequence ATGATGCTTTCAGATGCGGATATTCTACGGCGTCTCGAGGAGGGGGACCTCGTCATCGATCCGCTCGACGACCCCGACCTGCAGGTGCAGCCGGCGTCAGTCGATTTCCGCCTCGGCGACGAGTTTCTGGAGTTCGACAACGGGAACATCTCGTGTATCGATCCGAACAACGAGCGGGACATGGAGGAGTACGTCACCAAAAAGACCGTCCCGCAGGACGAGTCGTACATCCTCCACGCCGGGGAGTTCGTTCTCGGCACGACGAAAGAGCGGCTCGAAGTCCCGAATGACCTCATCGCACACGTGAACGGCCGCTCGTCGCTCGGCCGGATCGCGATCGTCGTCCACGCCACCGCCGGCGTCGTCGATCCCGGCTACAAGGGCCAGATCACGCTGGAACTGTCGAACCTCGGGACGACGCCCGTCGCACTGACGCCGGACATGCGCATCGCGCAGCTCACGTTCACGCAACTGAAGTCGCCAGCAGAACGACCGTACGGCGAGGAGCGCGGCTCGAAGTACCAGGAGCAGAAGGGCCCGCAGGCGACCCGCATCCAGGGCGACCGCGAGTTCGGCGGCGAGCAGTAA
- a CDS encoding P-loop NTPase — translation MILAITGGKGGVGKTTVALNLAHALDAVAVDADLGMADLPERRGPDLHDVLAGRAEPIEAVDETGAVDLLPCGRSLAGARAADPTGLVDAVREIERSYEDIVIDCPAGMSADAGLPLYAADRCLLVASSEAFALPDAVRTRALARVLDAGIERVVLNRVGASPPDERVRDALGVPVETIPDADVVARARRSGQPVGALAPDSTVAERFRRLASIVVSDGR, via the coding sequence GTGATACTCGCGATCACCGGCGGGAAGGGCGGCGTCGGGAAGACGACGGTGGCCCTGAACCTCGCGCACGCGCTCGACGCCGTCGCCGTCGACGCCGACCTCGGGATGGCCGATCTGCCCGAACGCCGCGGTCCCGATCTGCACGACGTGCTGGCCGGGCGCGCCGAGCCGATCGAGGCCGTCGACGAGACTGGTGCGGTCGATCTCCTCCCCTGCGGACGGTCGCTCGCCGGCGCGCGGGCGGCCGATCCGACGGGGCTCGTCGACGCCGTCCGAGAAATCGAGCGCAGCTACGAGGATATCGTGATCGACTGCCCGGCCGGGATGTCCGCTGACGCCGGGCTCCCGCTGTACGCCGCGGATCGCTGCCTGCTCGTGGCGTCGTCCGAGGCGTTCGCGCTGCCCGACGCCGTCCGCACCCGGGCGCTGGCGCGCGTCCTCGACGCCGGCATCGAACGGGTCGTGCTGAACCGCGTCGGCGCCTCGCCGCCCGACGAGCGAGTCCGCGACGCGCTGGGCGTCCCCGTCGAGACCATTCCCGACGCCGACGTCGTCGCCCGCGCCCGGCGATCGGGACAGCCGGTCGGGGCGCTCGCACCGGATTCGACGGTCGCGGAGCGATTCCGGCGGCTGGCGTCGATCGTCGTCTCCGACGGCCGCTGA
- a CDS encoding ParA family protein, with the protein MSEQPTTAALVGTAGGAGATRLTAEVGATLARDDRSVAVLDVAFATQGLAQHVPGRIETDVVDLVTDDDPRPSDAAVDLRTDTPGRLVAVPSRAPFQALARAKTAGAAERFETVLARLDEAFDRVLVDVPPIATNPAVATVTAAERVALVAPGTERGVDSLQRSRARLTDIGTTDDLAVANRTTDSPDGSIDLAIPESEATAVADAPACLDPDDEFAPAVAALAEELFDDSLDLEFPEPDLVDRLRS; encoded by the coding sequence ATGTCCGAACAGCCTACGACGGCGGCGCTCGTCGGGACCGCGGGCGGCGCCGGCGCCACGAGACTCACGGCCGAGGTCGGGGCGACGCTCGCCCGTGACGACCGCAGCGTCGCCGTTCTCGACGTCGCCTTCGCCACGCAGGGGCTCGCACAGCACGTTCCGGGGCGGATCGAGACCGACGTCGTCGATCTGGTCACCGACGACGATCCGCGACCGAGCGACGCCGCCGTCGACCTGCGGACTGACACGCCCGGCAGGCTCGTCGCCGTCCCCTCCCGCGCGCCGTTCCAGGCGCTCGCGCGCGCCAAGACCGCCGGCGCCGCCGAGCGCTTCGAGACCGTGCTCGCCCGGCTCGACGAGGCGTTCGATCGCGTGCTCGTCGACGTGCCGCCGATCGCGACCAACCCCGCCGTCGCGACCGTGACGGCGGCCGAGCGCGTCGCGCTCGTCGCACCCGGCACCGAGCGCGGCGTCGACTCGCTCCAGCGGTCCCGCGCGCGGCTGACCGATATCGGGACGACCGACGATCTGGCGGTGGCGAACCGAACCACCGATTCGCCCGACGGGTCGATCGATCTTGCGATCCCAGAAAGCGAGGCGACCGCGGTCGCGGACGCGCCGGCCTGCCTCGATCCCGACGACGAGTTCGCGCCGGCGGTCGCGGCGCTCGCCGAAGAACTGTTCGACGACTCGCTCGACCTCGAGTTCCCCGAACCCGACCTCGTCGACCGGCTGCGGTCCTAG
- a CDS encoding sensory rhodopsin transducer, with the protein MIGKQRWAIPEGYIPAGSTGPAPEMTSHETICILNASERDADVEITLYFSDRDPVGPYRLTVRAERTEHVQFNDLDDPEEVPRGTGFASVIESDVPIVCQHTRLDSRQAENALLSTMAYAGDS; encoded by the coding sequence ATGATCGGAAAGCAACGCTGGGCGATCCCGGAGGGGTACATCCCCGCGGGGAGCACCGGCCCGGCCCCGGAGATGACGAGCCACGAGACGATCTGCATCCTGAACGCGAGCGAGCGCGACGCCGACGTCGAGATCACGCTCTACTTCAGCGACCGCGATCCGGTCGGTCCCTATCGGCTGACGGTGCGGGCCGAACGAACCGAGCACGTGCAGTTCAACGATCTCGACGATCCCGAGGAGGTCCCGCGAGGAACCGGATTCGCCAGCGTGATCGAGTCCGACGTGCCGATCGTCTGCCAGCACACCCGACTCGACTCCCGGCAAGCCGAGAACGCGCTGCTGAGCACGATGGCCTACGCGGGTGATTCCTGA
- a CDS encoding enoyl-CoA hydratase/isomerase family protein: MIETEVRDDVRTVRLTRPERRNALTPAALDELAAAIEDADEPVVYLAGAGSAFCAGADLDAVADLDDEERARAFARRGQRVARTIETAESAVVAGIDGAARGGGVELALACDVRVATPAATFAEPGVTFGLFGAWGGTVRLPEVVGLGDAMDVALSGRVLDADEALRAGLVSRVVDEPYAVADELAGNDHAAVRAVKARLRDDADRETREREEADAFAELAVERAGTRNEDSRGREEN, translated from the coding sequence ATGATCGAGACCGAAGTTCGGGACGACGTTCGGACGGTGCGGCTGACCCGACCGGAGCGTCGGAACGCGCTGACGCCGGCGGCGCTCGACGAGCTCGCCGCGGCGATCGAGGACGCCGACGAGCCCGTGGTGTACCTGGCCGGCGCGGGGTCGGCGTTCTGTGCCGGCGCGGATCTCGACGCCGTGGCCGACCTCGACGACGAAGAGCGCGCTCGGGCGTTCGCCCGGCGAGGCCAGCGCGTCGCGCGGACGATCGAGACGGCCGAGAGCGCAGTCGTGGCCGGGATCGACGGGGCGGCGCGGGGCGGCGGCGTCGAGCTCGCGCTGGCCTGCGACGTGCGCGTCGCGACGCCCGCGGCGACGTTCGCCGAGCCCGGCGTCACGTTCGGGCTGTTCGGGGCCTGGGGCGGCACCGTTCGCTTGCCGGAGGTCGTCGGGCTCGGCGACGCGATGGACGTGGCGCTGTCCGGGCGCGTGCTCGACGCCGACGAGGCCCTGCGCGCGGGGCTCGTCTCGCGCGTCGTCGACGAACCCTACGCCGTCGCCGACGAGCTCGCGGGCAACGATCACGCGGCCGTGCGCGCGGTGAAGGCGCGACTTCGCGACGACGCCGATCGCGAGACGCGAGAACGGGAGGAGGCCGACGCGTTCGCGGAACTCGCCGTCGAGCGGGCGGGAACGCGGAACGAGGACTCGCGCGGACGCGAGGAGAACTGA
- a CDS encoding DUF7114 family protein: MDDAARIRRAATDAVADIEPPRLREEIDDALADASMAPGALVLLSARAVDESVPTEPVADRGAGVQLIYEGLRLTRSLAHDEPWADRDPADHVEPNLAVLAADVLVSRGFYLLARTDAADAAVDVVRSFGRDQTLRRDADPEDARALDRALETSVLELAVIAGTTAADGVTAEAAPARPRLMQVATELGRTTELPLPPAAALFGDGLGAFLGSTPSDGAADDQVRSATDP; the protein is encoded by the coding sequence ATGGACGACGCCGCGAGGATACGGCGCGCAGCCACCGACGCCGTCGCCGACATCGAGCCGCCACGGCTCCGCGAGGAGATCGACGACGCGCTCGCGGACGCCTCGATGGCTCCCGGCGCGCTCGTACTGTTGAGCGCCCGCGCCGTCGACGAGTCGGTGCCGACCGAGCCGGTCGCGGACCGCGGCGCCGGCGTCCAGCTCATCTACGAGGGGCTCCGGCTCACTCGCAGCCTCGCCCACGACGAACCGTGGGCCGACCGCGACCCCGCCGACCACGTCGAGCCCAACCTCGCCGTCCTCGCCGCGGACGTGCTCGTCTCGCGGGGATTCTACCTCCTCGCGCGCACGGACGCCGCCGACGCGGCAGTCGACGTCGTCCGCTCGTTCGGGCGCGACCAGACGCTCCGGCGCGACGCCGACCCCGAGGACGCCCGCGCGCTGGACCGCGCGCTGGAGACCTCGGTCCTCGAACTCGCGGTGATCGCGGGCACCACGGCGGCCGACGGCGTCACCGCCGAGGCCGCCCCGGCCAGACCCCGGCTCATGCAGGTCGCGACGGAACTCGGCCGGACGACCGAACTCCCCTTGCCGCCCGCCGCGGCGCTGTTCGGCGACGGGCTGGGCGCCTTCCTCGGTTCGACGCCGAGCGACGGCGCCGCCGACGATCAGGTCCGGTCCGCGACGGATCCCTGA